One stretch of Prinia subflava isolate CZ2003 ecotype Zambia chromosome 7, Cam_Psub_1.2, whole genome shotgun sequence DNA includes these proteins:
- the C7H4orf19 gene encoding uncharacterized protein C4orf19 homolog: MGCRCCKMIRSYIFDPEEVQSSGCIHEVNSYKYNEQGSNKSKFKENSENEEPKNELQKDEVNKTENKNPVNSTTETLWNHRGNDSQEDGLVKCSAKLHVEVNGGNSCAQDSMLNPNTSPVKETSEKGTSSQSQASSASNTDFYTKSNRSGQELDLETGSQSKAASNVPNSIPDSQSAEDSIFLKGNSILETENNAIRLPDIDCPQNGDQTGNYVEKDSFSVNSAHSDQNTSASAIQDQDLCAIPPSPVKESGTEPFKTDSASLSESLTGGITAVTKVTQAPTYTNHKDANGGIEEEDAEVAAALAALEAATAGADLEDDDEY, from the exons ATGGGGTGCAGATGCTGCAAAATGATACGAAG CTATATCTTTGATCCAGAAGAAGTACAATCATCTGGATGCATTCATGAAGTAAACAGCTATAAATACAATGAACAAGGCAGCAATAAATCCAAATTCAAAGAGAATAGTGAAAATGAAGAACCCAAAAATGAACTCCAGAAGGATGAggtaaacaaaacagaaaataaaaatccagtaAACAGTACAACAGAAACTCTCTGGAATCACAGAGGCAATGATTCTCAAGAGGATGGCCTTGTGAAGTGCAGTGCAAAGCTTCATGTTGAAGTCAATGGTGGCAACTCCTGTGCTCAGGACTCCATGCTCAACCCCAACACGAGCCCAGTGAAAGAAACCAGTGAAAAGGGAACCTCCAGCCAGTCACAGGCTTCTTCAGCCAGCAATACAGACTTTTACACCAAATCAAATAGGTCTGGACAAGAACTTGACCTAGAGACAGGCAGTCAGAGTAAGGCAGCCAGCAATGTGCCTAACAGTATTCCAGACTCCCAGTCTGCAGAAGACAGCATCTTTCTCAAAGGAAACTCAATACTGGAGACAGAAAACAATGCCATAAGACTGCCAGATATTGATTGTCCCCAAAATGGTGATCAAACTGGGAACTATGTTGAAAAAGACAGCTTTTCAGTGAACTCCGCACATTCAGACCAAAACACTAGTGCTTCAGCCATACAAGACCAGGACCTTTGCGCAATCCCACCTTCACCAGTGAAAGAGAGCGGTACTGAACCTTTTAAAACTGACTCTGCAAGTTTGAGTGAGAGCCTTACTGGTGGTATCACTGCTGTTACCAAAGTCACACAGGCACCCACATACACCAACCATAAAGATGCCAATGGAGGAATTGAGGAGGAAGATGCAGAagttgcagcagctctggctgcactgGAAGCTGCAACAGCAGGAGCAGACCTAGAAGACGATGACGAGTACTAG